The proteins below are encoded in one region of Paludisphaera rhizosphaerae:
- a CDS encoding aspartate kinase codes for MALLVQKFGGTSVADSNKILAAARRAIQAHKRGDQVLVVVSARGHTTDELVALAREINDRPPAREMDMLLSTGEQVSVALMAMAVEALGVPAISFTGAQIGLVTDSFHTKARIRNISTDRMQAALDEGRIVIVAGFQGVDENYNITTLGRGGSDTTAVALAAVLGASACEIYTDVDGVYTTDPRIVPEARKIDRISYDEMLELASLGAGVMHSRSIEFAKKYGVPIHVRSSFSDAAGTWIVAESDARRLGVPVTGAALAKDEARITIQGVPDRPGVVHRIFHTISKAAIVVDMIVQNVAVEGKAEISFTVAKGDLPETLSAAESAAQAVGAASVQHDAEVAKVSVVGQGMRTHTGVATTMFEALANEGINIQMITTSEIKISVLVERTKAPAALRAVHKAFLLEQVHAEAPQPFYPTPAGKRPMKLVPLVASDADPDLPQGMEDLVIAGVDLDEAQANVALFGVPDAPGYAAKVFRAIGDAGVFVDMIVQNVSLSGLTDLSFTVPRDSADRAAEAVRPFGGGKVVIEPDLAKLAVSGVGMRTHTGVATAMFRALADASINIKLINTSEVRINVGADAANGQLALASLRKAFSLDEG; via the coding sequence GTGGCATTGCTCGTGCAGAAGTTCGGCGGCACCAGCGTCGCCGATTCCAATAAGATCCTGGCCGCCGCCCGGCGGGCGATTCAGGCTCACAAGCGGGGGGACCAGGTTCTGGTCGTCGTCTCGGCCCGGGGGCACACCACCGATGAACTGGTGGCCCTGGCTCGCGAGATCAACGACCGGCCCCCGGCCCGCGAGATGGACATGCTCCTCTCCACGGGCGAGCAGGTGAGCGTGGCCCTCATGGCCATGGCCGTCGAGGCTCTGGGCGTCCCCGCCATCAGCTTCACCGGCGCCCAGATCGGCCTGGTGACGGACAGCTTCCACACCAAGGCCCGGATCCGCAACATCTCGACCGACCGCATGCAGGCGGCGCTCGACGAGGGGCGGATCGTGATCGTCGCCGGCTTCCAGGGGGTCGACGAGAACTACAACATCACGACCCTGGGCCGCGGCGGGTCCGACACCACGGCCGTCGCGCTGGCCGCCGTGCTGGGGGCCTCGGCCTGCGAGATCTACACGGACGTCGACGGCGTCTACACGACGGACCCCCGGATCGTCCCCGAGGCTCGCAAGATCGACCGCATCAGCTATGACGAGATGCTGGAGCTGGCCAGCCTGGGCGCGGGCGTGATGCACTCGCGGTCGATCGAGTTCGCCAAGAAGTACGGCGTGCCGATCCACGTCCGCAGCAGCTTCTCCGACGCGGCGGGGACCTGGATCGTCGCCGAGTCCGACGCCCGCCGACTGGGCGTCCCGGTCACCGGCGCGGCGCTGGCGAAGGACGAGGCCCGGATCACCATCCAGGGCGTCCCCGACCGGCCGGGCGTGGTCCACCGGATCTTCCACACGATCTCCAAGGCGGCGATCGTCGTGGACATGATCGTGCAGAACGTGGCCGTGGAGGGGAAGGCGGAGATCAGCTTCACGGTCGCGAAGGGGGACCTGCCGGAGACCCTCTCCGCCGCCGAGAGCGCCGCGCAGGCGGTGGGCGCGGCGTCCGTGCAGCATGACGCGGAGGTCGCCAAGGTCTCGGTGGTCGGCCAGGGGATGCGGACCCACACCGGCGTCGCCACGACGATGTTCGAGGCCCTCGCCAACGAGGGGATCAACATCCAGATGATCACCACCAGCGAGATCAAGATCAGCGTGCTGGTCGAGCGTACCAAGGCCCCCGCGGCGCTCCGGGCGGTGCACAAGGCATTCCTGCTGGAACAGGTCCACGCCGAAGCCCCGCAGCCGTTCTACCCCACCCCGGCCGGCAAGCGGCCGATGAAGCTGGTCCCGCTGGTGGCCTCCGACGCCGACCCCGACCTGCCCCAGGGCATGGAAGACCTCGTCATCGCGGGCGTCGACCTGGACGAGGCCCAGGCGAACGTGGCCCTCTTCGGCGTCCCCGACGCGCCCGGCTACGCGGCGAAGGTCTTCCGGGCCATCGGCGACGCCGGGGTGTTCGTGGACATGATCGTGCAGAACGTGAGCCTGTCGGGCCTGACCGACCTGTCGTTCACCGTCCCCCGCGACTCCGCCGACCGCGCCGCCGAGGCCGTTCGTCCGTTCGGCGGCGGCAAGGTGGTCATCGAACCCGACCTGGCCAAGCTGGCGGTCTCGGGCGTGGGCATGCGGACCCACACCGGCGTCGCCACCGCCATGTTCCGCGCCCTGGCCGACGCCTCCATCAACATCAAGCTCATCAACACCAGCGAAGTCCGCATCAACGTCGGCGCCGACGCCGCCAACGGCCAACTCGCGCTGGCGAGCCTCCGCAAGGCGTTCTCGCTGGACGAGGGGTGA
- a CDS encoding RES family NAD+ phosphorylase, producing the protein MLDRLSLDVELRALRRENVFSPIDSFGFRSIALRHFLHPEKPSPLHASPSRLIGSRFVSPGRTHRALYVALDAETAHREGNQPFYTVRASGVPPAKLTPPDEVVVIGVHIRVGLMLDLRSAEVQGRLGTSAEELAGKWKLIPDAPTQVFGDQLYQAGGFEGLIDESVRNPGGICLLVFPESVG; encoded by the coding sequence ATGCTTGACCGCTTGTCGCTCGACGTCGAGCTGCGAGCCCTACGACGCGAGAACGTCTTCAGCCCGATCGACTCTTTCGGATTTCGGTCGATCGCCTTGCGGCATTTCCTGCATCCCGAGAAACCGTCTCCGCTTCATGCTTCCCCCTCGAGGTTGATCGGCTCTCGGTTCGTTTCGCCAGGCCGGACGCATCGCGCACTTTACGTCGCCCTCGACGCCGAGACTGCTCATCGAGAGGGCAATCAGCCCTTCTACACCGTGCGGGCTTCGGGCGTCCCTCCCGCGAAGCTGACGCCGCCCGACGAGGTGGTGGTGATCGGCGTCCACATTCGGGTCGGGCTGATGCTGGATCTCAGGTCGGCAGAGGTTCAGGGCCGACTCGGAACCTCCGCCGAAGAACTCGCGGGGAAGTGGAAGCTCATCCCGGATGCGCCGACCCAGGTGTTCGGAGACCAACTGTATCAGGCCGGCGGCTTCGAGGGGCTCATCGATGAGTCGGTGCGGAATCCCGGCGGAATCTGCCTGTTGGTTTTCCCCGAATCGGTTGGGTGA
- a CDS encoding type II toxin-antitoxin system Phd/YefM family antitoxin, translated as MSTISVQEAQARLSELIRQLSPGEEVVITEGDRPVARLIPTPSLERKPPRLGTLRGTVLHMAPDFDAPLDDPREYME; from the coding sequence GTGAGCACGATCTCCGTTCAGGAAGCGCAGGCGAGGCTGTCGGAGTTGATCCGTCAGCTCTCCCCGGGCGAGGAGGTCGTCATCACCGAAGGCGACCGCCCCGTCGCCCGCCTGATCCCAACGCCCTCACTGGAGCGAAAGCCGCCTCGGCTGGGCACGCTCCGAGGCACGGTCCTGCACATGGCGCCTGATTTCGACGCGCCGCTCGACGATCCCCGGGAATACATGGAGTGA